The following DNA comes from Plasmodium vivax chromosome 11, whole genome shotgun sequence.
CGCACGTAGAGAGGAGCACATCTTCGCCGCAGAACTTCACGCTGCATATGTTGTCTGCGTGATTGCTCAGGTAAAACAGCGCCTTTCCGTTTGCACCTACcgtgcttctccccatttcCACGTCCATGTTCAGCTCGTCATGCGTCAACGGGGAAAAGGGTGGAGCAAATTGGGGGAGtcacaaaaaattgcacttAAAACGCGGCTCCCCAATTTTGCCCCTTAAAAAAGTCCATGCAAAAAAGATCCGATGGGGACCTTCCCTTCACATTCCCACTTGCGAAGCACCAATTTGAGGTGAACTCACCAGGTGTGCATGCTTCTCTTCGTTCAACATGTGGAGAggtaatcaaaaaaaaaaaaaaaaaacgcttcacaaaaaaattaacaaatgaGTGTAGCCCACGAGTGCGACCAGCGCGGGGGGGCAAAATAAAGTACGCCGAAGGGGGCGGGAAAAATATAGGGCGCTGAAAAGGTGCACCAGAAATTAGGGGCATTCAACTGTGCGCATGCAGACCGACGCGTTGtgcgaaaaaaggagaaaaaaaagaaaaaaattaacagcaCAGTGCACAAATTCGATGCCGCTAACCTCTATGACGCTAACCTCTACGCCGCTGCACCCGGCGCGTCACTGGATGATCCGGATGGGGTCCCTGAACTTCCAGTGCAGCGCGTTTATCTCGCGCTCCAGCTTGTCCGTAAACAGCACGTCCTCCGTGAGCGAGTGCAAATTTTCCCGCAGCTGCAGGAAGTCGGAAACGCCGATAACGGTGGACGTGACGAACGACCGCGTGTACACCCACTTTAGGGCGGCCACCGTCAGGTTAGGGAAGTAGTATTTCTGACTTAAATAATACAGCTCCCGAATGATGTAAGTGGCTATGGATCCTCGCAGCCGCTTCATGTAGGATGGAAACTTCTGCATTCTCCCCTTCGTGGTGTAATCCGTGTACTCTAAATACTTCCCCGTTAAGATCCCAGCACATAAGGGGGAATAAGCCAAAATGGACACATTCGCATTTTGGGGCCTACAAATTTCTAGAAACCCTTTTTCTACATCATTACGGCATAATAAATTGTATTCTAACTGCACCGATACGGGTGGAGATATATGTAACTGTTTGCATAAGTCATAAAATTTGAGTAATCCAAAGGGAGTTTCATTACTTAACCCCCATTCTctaattttcccttttttttttaactcattaATTGCTTGCAGCTGCTCTACAAAGGGCACAAAATCGTCATAGTACTTATTATAGTCGTAAAGCACGTGGCTATAATCTCCCGAAGACTGATCGGGGTAGTACCTGTCTGGCCAATGCAGTTGCAGCAAGTCTATGTAATTCGTCTTCAGCCTCATCAAGCAGCTATCCACGCTCGAAATGATATTCTCCTTGCTCAGTGTGATTAGGTTGTCACTTCCCTCACtctgcttccccttctccagttctttcatattttccaCCGCTTCGTAGTCCTTTTTGAGGTATAGTTCCTCCTTTCTCTTTAGCTCCTCGAGTTTTTCCATCGGGCTTTTGCTCTCCCGCTCGCGGTTGTCCTGGTAGCGGCTTCCCTCGTAGCGGCTTCCCTGTCCGTTCGCTGTCCCAGCCGCTGACCCAGCCGCCGCTCCAACAGCTCcagccgctcccccccgcttgTACTTCCTAGCCCAGGGAATCCTATCCGTCCTGCCGCAAATCTTCGTCGCAATGACGAACTTGTGCCGGTTGGCCTTCCCCTTAGCCCTAATCCAGTTCCCCAAAATTTCCTCCGACAAGCCAAAGTAGTTCTCGCTCACAGGCAGGGGATAAATTTCTGCCGTGTCGAAAAAATTCACCTGGAATTCCTCATAAGCATAATCAAATAATTCGTGGGCCAATTTCTGATCCACGTAGTTTCCGAAATTCATGGTGCCTAGGCAAATTTCAGAAACAGCTAAATTGCTATTCCCCAAATAGTGGTATCTCATAACGGGTTtatctttcccattttttttaacacaataAAGTTGGCTGTATTTTTGATACTCAATTAAATTTCCGTATGGGTATTTTACATACCTCCATGATTCTAATCCTATGGGTTCTCTATTGCATCCCCCTGTCAAAACGTCACTCAACATTGGTTGCCTAAAAATTTCATTGTCTAGCTTTTTCTTAGGAATGATAATTTCTTTGCCATAGTATCTTCTGTCTTCCTCTAACTCAGATTTGTATGGTGGTGTCTCATGCTCTGTGTTTCGAAACGGCTTGTAAtaatttctccttttataTTCAAAATGGTAATTCCTCTCCTTATCGTAGTACGTGATTATATAATCATACGTGGGGTTGTCAAAATCTGCCTTCACCAATTTGATATTCTTATCTTCATCATAATCTAGTGGCAGCATAATCCAGTCCTCCTCTTTAATGCCCTGATTTTTTATGCCAAAAGATCCTTGGAAATTTTCTTTGGCCTTCTTCAATTCGTCTTCAtcccacaatttttttatcttctcaTAATTTGCGTTATCTACAATGTATATTCCTTCTTCTAAATTGTACACACGGTATTCTATGTCCACTCCACggatgttaattttttttgcttccattTCTTCTACGTACTTGTAGGTCACGTCGTCCTCCTTCAGGGGGAGGCGATTCTCCTGGGGAGCCTCAACACCCGGTTTGTCTTTCCCATACTGGTTTGTCGCTCCTGTGGGGAAGGCCTTCCCCCGGTGATTCTCCCCTTCCCTGATTAGGCTAAACAGATCGTCGTTGGAATTTCCCTTGCGCTTATCCATGTGCAGCGCGAATTGTTCGCTCCGCTTGGTACGCGCCGTCCCTTTGGCACGCGCGGTCCGTTTGgtcctcccttttgtgccCAGGTCCATCTCTCTaggggggtgcccccccgGGGTTATGAAGTACCTCACTGCGTGTTGCTTCCCCTGTTTGTTCCATCCCGGTTGGGTGTGTTCCCCCCTGAGGCGGCGTTTCAGAGCGGCTCCCCTCCTGCCGCCGCAGTTGGCGCAGCAGTTGACGCGGCAGTTGGCGCTACTGTTTCCGCTACTTTCTCCCCGCTTAAGTGCACAGGCAACCCTGCTTTCCCCTGAAAGGAGCCCCACCCCATTGCAATTCGCCTCAACCCCCAGCAGGAACAACGCGCACAAAGCGTGCATACACCTTAATGCGtcccttttcttcatcttttaatttttcccctcttcgtAGCTTACCCAGAAGGGGAACAAATTTTCGATCCTCCCTTCGCCCGCTGCTCCATGACAGCCATTTCGTTGCCCTCCccctcacaaaaaaaaaaaaaaaaaaaaacactcgcAAGCGCTTCTATTGCATGTAGAAATGTCCCTTTCTCAAATTAAAGAATTTCAATTTACACATTTGGTTACAACTGAggtcaaaaaatgaaaaaaattcagaaaattctcacattttaacattggaaaaaaaaaaaaaaagtgaaatggCAAATTACGCTTCCGATTTTGAGAACAGGATTGCATTTTCGCCAATGCGGGTGGGCTCAACAATGGCCCAATAGTTAGCGGCAAGTTGGCCTAACATTTGACCGCAATTTGAcctaatatattttattttccccgcCCAAACCGCCAGTTATATGTTTACCCATGTGCACGTTCACCACACGCTTACACATGTAAGGATCTTACGCGCAGACATGGCACCTCCCCACGGGTGGCCCGCTTCGAAACCCTCGGCCAGAAGaacacccctcccccccgatGTGTTTCACAAAAGGGGCGCCTTAAAATGACGACCTGCTTCCCCGTTCGGCGCTCTCTGCTGCGCTTTCAAGCTTTTCCCCCGGAGAAATGGGGCGAGGGCCATCCTATTGTGCACCTTTCTTACACTACCTTGcgctttttttgcgcctcgGTTTGGcactaaaaaatttgaaattaaaaCTGTTGAGGGTGAAGACGGGGGAAATTAAAGAGGGGCGCAGCTGCCAAGCGGGAACCCCCCAAGCACGCACGGAGGTAAGAAGGtgcgaaaatgcaaatatacAAACGTACGACGGTACAAACGTGCGACGGTACGCCGAGTGGGCCATGGAAGCGCCCTCCGCTGATGCAGACAAGCGTGTCCACGTGCGCCCACCATCGCGACGGcccccgccgctaacacctagccttttttcttcttcgttttcttcaaattctgGTTAATCGCCACGGAGAAGTCGATGTCGGACGAATCGTCATTCGAGAGGGCAGACGAGTCGGCGTGCTTCTTCGCACTGATGCTCCTTTTATCGTCCTCGAAACTTGGGAGCCCCTTAAAATACGGGTTTGCGCGAACAGGGGCGTCTATCCTGTCATTCGCCGTTCTGATGACACCCGTCGATTGCGACCCTGCAGGGATGGGCATCTCCTTCTTGGGAACCCCGCTCGtcctttgcattttcaaattatgcAGTTGCGAGTTGGCGTCACTAAATTCTTGTCTCTTTATCTTCCCCACATCTGCATTTCCAAAgtcttcctcattttttgtgtCCAGTTCACTACTAATGTCGCTGATATCGTCATCATACTTACCCATGTAAGCAAATTCGTCagcattttttgctcctctttcCTGCTTCAACTTTCGAAGCTCTTCGTTTAGGAGGTACTGACTTGTGAGTGTGCTATCCCCTAGGGTTGACTCCCCCTGCGccgatttttctttttcctccttcttcacctcctgAGAATATATGtactgttcatatttttttataattttttcaatgttaagattattttttactgaTTTGTTGGGGGGGATAACCATCGGTTTTGCCTGAACATTTGCGTcgtcatattttatatgcacaGGATTGGCAGAATATTTGATGTGtagatttttctttttcaagcTATTTCTTAAATGTTTATCTTCCTCTAAAGCATCttctaaaattttcaaaatgcttttaactctttttttcgccaacTCGATAGCTtccaatattttttcatacgAGATGGGCGACCCCCCCGGTTTTAATATACTCACCAATTTTCCATTCTTATTAAGTGCAACGGATAATTTGGAGGACATAAATTCTTCTTCGTGTATGGACGGATCGATCAGGCAAATGTCTTCACAATTAAAGTACGCAAAGGTAGTCAAAATGGGAGTATTATGAATAGACAAGGGGGTGTAATTCGTCTCCCCCTCTTCGATAATAATATTCCCACTGCTATCAACGGTCACTTCATTATTTCGATAATGTACCAACCCGCTGTACGCAGACAAATAGCAAGAGTCATATAAATTCCCATCATTTTCTATCACAATAATGTTTACTAGCAAACACCACACCTTCTTGTGGGGGATAATACACAAAGATTCCAAATTTAACAGATTACTTGATTTTAAAATTCGttcaattaaattttttatttccaaacATTCATCACTAATTTGCGAATTGTCATTTACGTTTGTAAAACTATCTATATCTAAATTTACTTTTATGATTCCCTCGTTTGGTCTCTTATCAAACGGCTTCACAATTTCACTCGTGATTTTGCATATAACTTTTGTGTGCCCAATGGAGACCTCTACATTTCCGTGTTCTCCCAGAAAGTATATCGAAATGTTTCTTGAGTCTTCAAACTTTCGCCCATCCAGCCGCAGCTTCTTTTTCAAGTTGCACCAGAAGAAGTTCGCGTTGTTTTTGCAGCTCTTCATTGTGTGCTGACATGGTCATttggaggggggggacaaCAACTacgccaaaaaaattgcaacgaattggaaaaaataaaaaaataataaaaaatgccaaatgaGTCTTCACTTCGCAACTTTAAGGTCATTTCTACTTAAAGGAGACTCACTTGTTAGCATTCCCTGCTTCAGCGCATTAGCaagtttccccctttttataattaaaaaaaaaaaattaaccatctgagtggtaaaaaaaaaaaaatatatataacaagtATGCCAGCTTCGCGCGAACAGGTTGGCAAGTTGACAATTTGCCAAACTGGCAAATTACCAAATTGGCAATTTTTACCCCcatggagggaaaaaataaataaaacgtcAAAACGGGGTGCCTACATTGGCCAGCTCGAAATTGAATGGGGAGCGCTATAAAGAAGCATTTTTGTGCCAAAATGTTGCACGTTTGCAGCACCATGCAGATTTAAAGGTACGAAATGATGCCGCGTTGGGGGGAGAAATGTTTAACAATTGCGACGCATAGAAGCGATAAGGGATGTGGAAACGCCGCTTAAAGGGGACCTTCCCGTTATGACCACACACCCACCGTGGATGAGGAGTCAAACTCTGAAGAGTCATATTTCTTCCCCTAACCGGTGTGAACAAAGTGCGACAAAAATGGGGTGGGCTCAAATGCTTCTCCCGACCCGCTAGCACCCCTTAACAGTGTTCTTCATAATTGAGTAGGACGGTTGGCATAAGTGGGGTAGGCAAAGGAGACCGCGCGTTGTGAGTCAAGCCGCTCACCGCGAATCGCACCGCGAATCGCATCGCCGCCCTCACCCGGGGTGACATTCGAAAAGCCAATTGACAAACCAAATGGGcaagtttgcaaaaatgggggaaatgtttggttaaaaaataaaagaagacACACGGAGTGATGTAAATTATTCCCACTCCGCGTGTACTATTCGTTTGAAACAAATTCATCAGTGGGGAAGTGTCAACATGGCCACGCATTGGAAAAACTTCCCACAGCAAGGAAATACGCAAATGTAGGCAGCAAAGCGGAAAGGGAATGCTTTCATATACTGGCATGTACGCACGCACACAAATGGCCCATGCGCTGGGGAAAAATGCCCTAATCAAATGAGCCATCTTGCCAGTGAAAACGGATGAGCAGAGGAGACGTGAACGGAGGGGGGTTATTCACGGGGGCGCTTCAACCCAGTGTGCAACTTTCCGCGTGGCTCTCCCCATGTGATTCATCCctcctgccgctcccccccctcaacTGGGCAGGTTCACCTTCTTGCTGCGCAACATGCGGTGCGACCGCTCCACGCCGCGCTTGTCCTCGTTCTTCTTATCGGAAGAATTGTTGTAGTCCAAATCGGACCTCGGGAAGCAGTGCTTCAAAATGTccaggaggaggaaattaTCCGCgggcttcttcttcgtgcACACAACGGAGTTTATGACCAAATTTACAAGAAAGACACTTTTCTGATATTGATACATAAAATAGGGCAGCTGCATAAGCCTCTCAGATTGCAGGTAAAAAATTTCgctgaaaaaattgtgaaataATCGctgaaatttatttactatttcttccttcttcccaTCTATCCAAACGGTTAAAAATGATCTGTTCAGAAATATGTCAATAATTAGCTTTATCGAGCTAAAAGGAagatattttaaattgttaaaaattaaatttaaaatttcaacGGCCAAATAAAATTGCAGAGTGGAGTATTTTTTCTGATTATATACGTACGacttcattttaatatttccccacccttttttgctattttgaGGGTCAGGCGAAACCCTCTGGTAGTTGGTCTTCaccattttaattaattccgttttgcaaaaaatagtGTAAAAacatgaatatataatataatcaaGAAAGTTATATTTCGCGTAGTTGGTGTCTTTCTTTATGTCCTTCTTAAAAACGCGACTGATGAGCCATTCGTTGCTCTTTTCAAATGCTAGCGGCTCGGATAAAAgggtgaaaataaatttatacgaaaaattaacacaaatgttgtttagcttttttaaattttccttcAAATTTAACGAACTTGtcataattaatttttttttctgcttcaccTGGAACACCTTTTCAATATGTTtgtccattttatttttgtagaaaCATCCTTTTGGAAAGTAGCTGTAATTCTCCAaattttcgccattttttatgcttaaaacttgctttatatttttcctgaattttttcttgctAATTTGGTTTACATTTCTCTGCTTCTTTTCGTCTATAAggttaattaaatatttcaccacaaactttttttcttcctccctttcTCGCTGGTCATTTACCGCCGTTGTTCCACGCGAATCGCTTATTTTACTGTCACTGCTTCTGCTCTTCCCACTAGTATGCTCCACTTTTTTCCgaaattcccttttttcgctcctCCTTCGCTCACTTCTTCTCATTTCCTTTTGCCCATTCGCCTTTTCCCTACTCAACGTTAGTATGAActcctccttcaccttcACTTTTAACAAAAggcaaattaaaatgtacataaatgaCAAAACGAAGCTagtcaattttttattcgccTTTTTCTGTAGCACCTTATCTATgcctaaaaataaaatgttcttcaaaatgttgtaATTGTCTTCGTAAAAAGTTAAGTAGTAGAAATAAAAGGAGCACatgaaatttatatacaGGTTAATCAGGTTCAGGAGCAGCTTGTCTGTTATTTCTTTCTCTTCTCGCTTGCTTCGCTGGATAAGGAGCGCCTCTCGCGGGGGGAAATAGTCACTCGGCGCCACGCCGCTCATCGCGCTGGACACCCGGTGGCTTCCGCTGTTCGTGCGCGCACTTTTGCAGTTGTTCTCGTGGTAGTTGCTCGTTGGTTTGGCGGCCATCCCGTCAGCGGTTATCCCTTCAGCGGCCATCCCTTCAGCGGCCATCACGTCAGCAGCCATCACGTCAGCTGCCATCACGTCAGCTGCCATCCCTTGTGTTGCCACCGTAGCAGCGGCCACTTGGTTAGTTCCTCCCTCCTTCGACGTTACCGCCTGGGCTGcagcttcctcccccttcttgGTGTTCCTCCTCGACCTCGAGTTTCTGCTCGCCCCGCTTctgctgcccccctttttgctccttGAGCTTTTGCTCGTCTGCTCC
Coding sequences within:
- a CDS encoding exosome complex exonuclease, putative (encoded by transcript PVX_115185A); translation: MKSCKNNANFFWCNLKKKLRLDGRKFEDSRNISIYFLGEHGNVEVSIGHTKVICKITSEIVKPFDKRPNEGIIKVNLDIDSFTNVNDNSQISDECLEIKNLIERILKSSNLLNLESLCIIPHKKVWCLLVNIIVIENDGNLYDSCYLSAYSGLVHYRNNEVTVDSSGNIIIEEGETNYTPLSIHNTPILTTFAYFNCEDICLIDPSIHEEEFMSSKLSVALNKNGKLVSILKPGGSPISYEKILEAIELAKKRVKSILKILEDALEEDKHLRNSLKKKNLHIKYSANPVHIKYDDANVQAKPMVIPPNKSVKNNLNIEKIIKKYEQYIYSQEVKKEEKEKSAQGESTLGDSTLTSQYLLNEELRKLKQERGAKNADEFAYMGKYDDDISDISSELDTKNEEDFGNADVGKIKRQEFSDANSQLHNLKMQRTSGVPKKEMPIPAGSQSTGVIRTANDRIDAPVRANPYFKGLPSFEDDKRSISAKKHADSSALSNDDSSDIDFSVAINQNLKKTKKKKG
- a CDS encoding oxidoreductase, aldo/keto reductase domain containing protein (encoded by transcript PVX_115190A; Apicoplast targeted protein. Curated by Stuart Ralph, Walter and Eliza Hall Institute of Medical Research, Australia.) — translated: MDKRKGNSNDDLFSLIREGENHRGKAFPTGATNQYGKDKPGVEAPQENRLPLKEDDVTYKYVEEMEAKKINIRGVDIEYRVYNLEEGIYIVDNANYEKIKKLWDEDELKKAKENFQGSFGIKNQGIKEEDWIMLPLDYDEDKNIKLVKADFDNPTYDYIITYYDKERNYHFEYKRRNYYKPFRNTEHETPPYKSELEEDRRYYGKEIIIPKKKLDNEIFRQPMLSDVLTGGCNREPIGLESWRYVKYPYGNLIEYQKYSQLYCVKKNGKDKPVMRYHYLGNSNLAVSEICLGTMNFGNYVDQKLAHELFDYAYEEFQVNFFDTAEIYPLPVSENYFGLSEEILGNWIRAKGKANRHKFVIATKICGRTDRIPWARKYKRGGAAGAVGAAAGSAAGTANGQGSRYEGSRYQDNRERESKSPMEKLEELKRKEELYLKKDYEAVENMKELEKGKQSEGSDNLITLSKENIISSVDSCLMRLKTNYIDLLQLHWPDRYYPDQSSGDYSHVLYDYNKYYDDFVPFVEQLQAINELKKKGKIREWGLSNETPFGLLKFYDLCKQLHISPPVSVQLEYNLLCRNDVEKGFLEICRPQNANVSILAYSPLCAGILTGKYLEYTDYTTKGRMQKFPSYMKRLRGSIATYIIRELYYLSQKYYFPNLTVAALKWVYTRSFVTSTVIGVSDFLQLRENLHSLTEDVLFTDKLEREINALHWKFRDPIRIIQ